The Candidatus Margulisiibacteriota bacterium sequence CATCTTCCATTAGTCGAATAATATAATATTTTTCTGCTCATATTCTGATTATACCCTTTTTATTTATTAAGTAAACCTACATGTTAACTTTAGCAATTTAATCTCTTATTCATTACTCATTAGTTCTTTCCCCCGGTATTTTCTTGATAGTTTATCTACTCTGATAAAAGGTACTTGATGCGTCTCGTTACCTCCTTGCGCCACAAAGAATCGCACATCATGTGCGCAAAGACAAAAAAACACCTAACAATTATTGACATTAGGCACACATTGTAGTTATATAATTAATATGAAAACATTCAACTGGAATACAGAAAAGAATCAGCAGCTAATAACAGAACGAAAAATATCTTTCGAACAAATCGTTCAGTGCATAGAAGAAGGCAGATTACTTGATATCGTTGCGCACCATAATCCAGACTCTTATTCTAATCAGCAAATACTTATTGTTGAATATCAAGGATACTATTATTTAGTTCCTTTTGTTGAATCAGAAACTGAGTATTTTCTTAAAACAATAATTCCTAGCAGAAAGCTTACATAATTAAGGAGGATAAAAAATGAAAAACTTAAATAAGGATGAAAATGACATTCTTCAATCTTTTGAACAAGGAGCGCTAAAATCTGTTATCACAAACAAAAGCCAGCTAGATAAATTTCAAAAAGCTGCAACAGCTACACTTCAAAAAAACAAGAGAATTAATATTCGCGTATCCGAAAAAGATCTCAATGATATCAAGCTGAAAGCCGTTGACGAAGGACTGCCATATCAAACCCTAATATCAAGCGTTTTACATAAATTCGTAACTGGTAGATTAAAAGAAAGAACAACCTAAATATATCAGAATATCCAAAATGATTCGCTGAAATCAAAGAAAAAGTTATTATTGCTCGTCAAAAAGCTTCACTTGCCGTTAATTCAGTTCTAATGGAATTATACTGGGATTTAGATAAAAAAATAGCAGAAAAAGAAAATAATACTAAATGGGGCAGCGGTTTTATTTAGAAGCTATCAATTAACCTGTTTCTGCTTCGTCAACATGCTTAAACAACATAGCATATTGCTTCGCCGTCCCTGGCTCAGGCTAACAAGTTGTAGTATCAACACTGCAGAGTGGTATTCCCAGGGTTTTTAACACTCGATTCAGGTATTCGATCAAATACCCTATCCGACGGATATAAATATCGGCACATTTACTTTTTGCTTCTTCAGGATCAATTTTTGTTTGGCAAAATGAACATAACTTATCATTTTTATTAGTTAAAAAATAGTCGGTGAAGTAGTCCTCCATCTGCGGATATAGCTTGAATAGTTTTTGCAAAGACTGTTTTAGATCCTGATAATGCGGATCTTGCGGTTTAGAGGGAAACTCCATGACTGAAAACAACCTTTCTGCAATATGTTCAACGAACGCTTCCTCAATCATATTGTCATCAAAGCCTTCAAAACATAAATGTACTCCTTCATGAATAACAAGATAAACAAAACTTAATTTATCTTTATAATAATTGTTGATATTGATAAAGCTCTTATGGTTAACTTTATTGGCATGTTCAGTATAGTCATTTGTGACGTTAGTTACTGCCGACAGAGATAATGGTGCGGGCTTAAGAAAAACGCTAATGAACGCTTTTTGAAACTGTGTATCAATATCAATTAATAGAGCTTGAATATCCGCAGGAACAGCCTTTATAGCTTTAGCTTCGTCGGCTCTGCTATTGATTATCATTCTAATAGCAACTTCCTCTATAATTGCTTCCCTTGTGGTTTGATAACTACCGTTATTTTTTTTAAAAAACCTGAAGGTATTCACATTCCATTGTTCATTAGAGCTTTTGTATTTGTCAAAGTAATATTTGCCAAGTTGTTCGTCACTGCCATTAACCGGCATGTCCCCGAATTCTCTTATTTCTTCAGCTAATAATAGCAAGAATTCTAAAATCTCTTCATTATTATAAATTCCTGCAGTACAGAGCTCATTTT is a genomic window containing:
- a CDS encoding toxin; this encodes MKTFNWNTEKNQQLITERKISFEQIVQCIEEGRLLDIVAHHNPDSYSNQQILIVEYQGYYYLVPFVESETEYFLKTIIPSRKLT